The sequence GAACAGATCATCATGCGCTTTGTGATCGGTAGCGCCTTCCAGCCGCAACAAGAAGCCTTTCCGCTCCAAGCCACCCGCATAGCCGGTTAGCGCCCCAGAGGCTCCTAAAACCCGATGGCAGGGCACGATAATGGAGACCGGGTTGCGCCCGATTGCCGTGCCGACCGCTCGCACCGCATTGGCCCGCCCGATCTGCACGGCATGCTGACCGTAGGTGGTCGACTGGCCGAAAGGAATGGCGATTAAGGCGTCCCATACGGCGCGTTGAAACGCCGTTCCATGCAACGCCAGCGGCAGATCAAATTGCTGACGAACGCCTGCGAAGTATTCATCTAACTGCTGTGCAGCTTCTTTGAGGTGCGGATGGTCGGGCGCCAGTATCCATCCATCTTTTCCCTTGAAATGACGGTGCACCTCAAAATACATGCCGCTGATACCGGCGTCGGTCGCTGCGATCAATAGCGTGCCAACCGGACTGTTATGGGCGACGTAATAAGTGACATCGACGGTTTTGAGTGTGTTTATCGATACGGTATTCATAGTGTTTGCCATAAAAGTAATGCCGCGTAACCGCGCCATGGTGACCATGCGGTAGCTATCGCGGCGAGTTGTTTTTCAGTCAGGCGACCGCCAGCTTCGGCCATCGCTTTTTGTAGTCCCAGATCGCCAGCGGGAAATGCATCCGGAAAGCGTAAAGCGCGCAGAGCAATATAGTGGGCGGTCCAGTTGCCGATTCCCGGTATCGCGGTTAATTGTGCGATTGTTTCGGCGAGCGTTGCACCGGGTCTGGTGGGTAGATTTCCATCGGCTGCATGCGCAGTTGCATAGCGCGCCATATTCCGGATAGTCTCAGCACGCGAGGTCGGAATACCAATGCTTGCCAGTGTAGACGCAGGTAAATTCGTCAGCGTTTCTGCGTCCGGAAAATGATGTGTGATTGTAGGAAAGGGCGTCTCGCATAATGACCCGAATCGACTCACCAATCGTGCCGTCAATGTGCTCGCGCCAGCTACACTGACTTGTTGCCCTAGTATTGCCCGCACCGCAAGCTCAAAAGGCGCAAACGTGCCCGGAACTCGAATCCACGGTTGGCGATGTTGAACGGATTGCCCATCAATGCGGTTTGCCAGCGCTGGGTCTAAGCGTAAATGCGCAGTGATTACCGCGGGGTTGGCATCCAGATCAAACAGATTGCGCAGCCGCGCCAGAATCGGCATTAGCATCGGGGTCAGTGTCGGCGAAATCTGTACTTCCAATTGTTGCTGTCTGGCGAGGTGCGTCACGCGCAGCCAGCCGCTGACGTTGTCGAGTCGGATACTACGAATGTAGGCCGGACTGGCGTGTGCCAGTTGCACTGCTTCGACGCCTGCAATCAGGCGTGGCTGCAAATACTGCAAGATGGAAATCCATTCCAGCGGCGGGCGATACGCCAACCGCACAGTCACCACATCTTCCATCGGATTTGAGTGTGCGGTACCAGGTTTATGCTGTCGACGCAATGCGGTCGGTGCCATGCCGTAACGTGCGTTAAAGAGGGCGTTAAAGCGCCGGATACTGCCAAATCCGGCGGCGTCGGCCAGCTCGGTCATCGATAAGTGGGTTTCCTGCAATAGTTTTTTTGCAAATAAAAGACGCTGGGTTTGCGCCAGCTCAACTGGTGAAACGCCGAAGTGTTGCAGCAAAACCCGCCTTAACTGGCGGGAAGAAAGCCCGACTTCTGCTGCCAATTGCTCAAGTCGGCCGCCCTCGGTATTTTTATCTTCGGTGCTATTGGTGATGCTACGATTGTCGCTGTTGCGGTTCAGCGCACCCGCAGTAATGCGTTGCCACACTGCATAGGCCAGATTTTGTTGCAATGCGTAGGGCGCTAATTCTGGACGACAACGAAGACATGGGCGAAAACCTGCGGCTTCTGCCGCTGCTGCGCCTGTATAAAATGTGCAGGACGAAGGGCGCGGTGTTTTGGCAGTGCAGATTGGGCGACAGTAGATTCCGGTAGTGCTGACACCGACAAAAAAGACGCCGTCAAAGCGACTATCTTTGGCAGCCAATGCGCGATAGCAACTCTCATCATTGAGCGTTTTGGTGCTTGATTCAATTTTGGTGTCGATGATTGGTGGCGGCAATAATGACGTACTAAGTCGATGTGAAAGTAGAGTTTTCATGCTCTATTTATACGCCGTAGGGAAGTTGGCGTCTAGCCGTTTTCGGACGCGTAAATAGACGCCTGGAATAACCTATCTGACGTTTTGCGCTACATTAAATCATTGCGAGCAATTAATCCTGCTTGCTCGCAATGGCTTGATGGAAAATACTTGCGATGAACGATGGTAATCGAATATTCGAATAGTCGCGTAACGACTATCGATGGCTTTATTATTTAATGATTCGCGAACCGATCGGTGGCCCTGATTAATTGATCCAAAATGCCCGGTTCCGTGACAGCATGACCAGCATCAGCAATCATTATCAATTCGCTGTTTGGCCAAGCGTTATGCAACTCCCAAGCCGTTTGTGGTGGACAAATGATGTCGTATCGGCCCTGCACAATAATGCCGGGAATATCCCGCAGTTCTCCGGCATTCATAATCAACTGATCGGGCGTAAAGAATCCCGCGTTGACGAAGTAATGATTTTCGATCCGCGCTACCGCCAATGCATGATGCGCTTCAGCAAATTCTTCCACAAATTGCGGGTTCGGTAGCAAGCTAATCGCATGTCCTTCCCACGTACTCCACGCTTGTGCCGCAGCGAGTTGGGTTTGCTCATCGCCGTCATTCAATAGCCGATGATACGCCGCCATCAAATCGCCTTGCTCAGCCACTGGCACAGGGGCGATAAATTCTTGCCAGGCTTCCGGAAAAATCATCGATGCGCCACATTGATAGAACCAGTCAAGTTCTTGCTGTCGTGATGTAAAAATTCCCCGCACGATCAATTCGGTAACGCGCGGCGGATGCGATTGTGCATAAGCTAGCGCCAGCGTGCTTCCCCATGAGCCGCCAAAGACTTGCCAGCGCTCAATTTTTAGCATGATGCGCAACCGTTCAATGTCGTCGACCAGATGCCAGGTTGTATTCGCCTCAAGATGCGCGTGGGGTTTGCTGCGGCCGCAACCGCGTTGATCGAATAGTACGATCCTGTACCGTGCCGGATCGAACAGTCGTCGGTGATTGTCATTGCAACCAGCACCCGGGCCGCCATGCAAAAACAAGACCGGCTTACCGGCAGGATTGCCACATTCTTCCCAATACACCTGATGACCGTCTCCAACTTCGAGCATGCCTTGTCGGAACGGAGCAATCGGCGGATAAAACCCTCGTAGATTATTTGTACTTAACTTGTTCATATCCACTCCATCATCAATAGCCCTGAGGAGATGAACAATAACTGAAATCGGCCAAAATAGTAAAAAAACGCACAGAGTGGCCCACAGGATAAAAAATCAAAGATGTTCGGAAAACAGCGTTGCAGGATGCGTTACACTTGGTTTTGTTCAAATTAGTGCAGTGTCGCGTAGGCTCATTTAGGTTCATTTAGGTTCACGTCGTCAGCGCTTCCTCTTCATAGCGCAGAATGATCGGGATTCGTTTCGCTTCATTTGTCATTTCTGGAGTCAGAAGTCTATGGTATTGTCACCTTCTCCTAGCGCCCGTTTAGTCGTTCAAAGTCTTGAAGCCTCACGTATCCGTGAAGTGGCAAATGTTGGCATTGGACGCAGTGATGTATTGCCTTTCTGGTTCGGGGAACCGGATCAGGTAACGCCAGCCTTCATTCGCGATGCCGCGAAAGCAGCGCTTGATGACGGCGATACGTTCTATACCAGCAACTATGGCATACCGCCGTTACGTGAAGCGCTTGCTGGCTATTTATCCGCATTACATCAACCACTGGACGCTAGCCGCGTTGCCGTCACTTCCTCTGGCGTATCGGCGCTGATGTTACTGTCTCAACTGATTTTGAGTCCGGGTGATCGGGTTGTGGCGGTCACACCGTTGTGGCCCAATGTCGTCGAAATCCCTAAGATTTTAGGTGCTGAAGTCGTGCGTGTGCCACTACAATTTGGCGAGGTATGGGATCTCGATATCCAGCAATTAATTGATGCACTGACGCCAGGCACAAGGGCGGTGATGATTAATTCCCCCAACAATCCGACCGGTTGGGTGATGTCGCGTGCGCAACAGCAAATCGTTTTGGACCATTGCCGTCAGCACGGCATTTGGATCGTCGCGGATGATGTGTATGAGCGGGTCGTGTATCGCCCATCCATAAGCGGACGGTCCAACGATACGCAAGCCCATGACGATAAGCTCTGCGCGCCTTCGTTTCTGGATATTGCGGAACCCAATGATCGACTTATTTCATCCAATAGTTTTTCAAAAGCGTGGTTGATGACAGGATGGCGTCTGGGTTGGTTGGTCGCCCCGCCGACCTTGATGACTGATCTGGGTAAATTGATCGAATTCAATACCTCGTGTGCGCCCGGATTTGTGCAACGTGCGGGTATTGCCGCCGTTGAACGCGGGGACGATATTATCGCCACTACTATTGACCGCTATCAAACCGCGCGCGACTTTTTATATCAGCGCCTCAATGCGTTGCCGGGTATTACCGCGCCGTTGCCCAAAGGGGCGATGTATTTATTTTTTCGCTTGGATGGCGTTACTGACAGTTTGGCATTGTGCAAACAACTGGTGCGTGATGCTGGCTTGGGATTGGCTCCGGGAAGTGCATTTGGTCCTGAAGGTGAGGGCTATATTCGTTGGTGTTTTGCCAGTTCGGTAGAACGTCTCGCATCTGGCGTGCAGCGGTTAGAGAAGTTTTTATTAGCACGATGAAGGCGTTATCTTTACGCTTTTAATCCTTCTGCCCGATAACAAAAGGTCACGCATCATTGGTCTTGGCAATCGCAAGACCAATTTTTTTGTGTAACTGGTGACGTATCGTGCCATTCGCTGGTGTATCGATTTTCCAATTTGCGTGCAAATTTGTTTGGCAATTCCGTCCACCAATTCCCCCGCTAATTCATCTCCTGATTCATCCAACGATTCGCCCACCAATTTTTACCTCCAATCGGCGCTCAGCCGGTTTGAAACAACCACATCCAGCCATTTCAAATAGTCAACGGTCAAGAGCCCTTCGATTGCTAAGGTAATTCTCGCCGCATTGCTCTCTCTTTTTATGACATCCCAAGTGGTGTTAAATGTGCAACGCCTCATAGGAGGCGAAAGCCTCATTTTGATCTGCAACGATTTTTTAATCTTCGTTTTTTTGTTAGTTGTCGCCAAAAAAGTATCTACATAGACTGATATTTCTGTATGCATTTTCAGCAAAGTCTTATCTCTTATTAGAATTCTCTGATGTTTTTTATCATTTCAAATCTTTACTATAGAGCGGCTTTCTTCCCGGCGAATTTTTCTCGCCAGACGCATTTTACTGGAAGCTTACATCACTTAAGGGATTTACATGAAACTGAAATTAGCCGCAACTATCGTCACTTTGACTTTCGCAGGTATCGCATCACAATCAGCCATGGCTGCGGGTATTCCTGATGGTCAAGTTGCTTTTTCTGGAAAAATTGAAGCGACTACTTGTACCAACAAAGGTATGAACTATGTGAATCTGGGTACGCTAGCACTAAGCGATGCTTCGATGAAAAAACCAGGCGATAAAGGTATCAACAATCGCTTTTATATCGATCTGGAAAACTGCGACACGACTGCAATGAAAAATGCAACCGTGCAATTTTCTGGCACTACCGATTCGATTGATGCTGCATTGCTGGCAGTCGATGTCGGTAACGGTAAAGGTCAAGGCGTTGGTGTTCAAATTATGGACGTAGATGGCGCATCAATTCTGGGTGCTGACTCGCGTGCGTATCCATTGCTCGACGGTGTTAACAAGCTGCCATTCGATGCACGTTTTGTTCGTACCATGGCTGAAGCATCACAAATGATTGCTGGTGATGTTACTGCTGTTGCGCAATTCAACATTACTTACAAGTAATCAACAGGCTATCAGTAAAACAGCATTGGTTCAGCATAAATCCGGCTTAAATTCAGCTTCAAAATAGCTGAAAGATAGATGGAAAATTGCTGCAAATTGGCAGGTAATTATGCCAGGGCGGTCGTTGGTAGTTTTATGCCAAAGGCCGCGCATCAAGAAACAGTTTAGCGCAATCCAATCAACGCATTTCTCGGTTCGCTTCCTGATTCATTTCTTTGCCATACCTCCGACGCAAATACGTCCGAAAGCCAGCTACAGCGCTGGTCGCCGTTTGAGGGGTATGCATACTAAGGATACTCATGTTTCAAAAACATTTTGCGCACACCTGCGTGGGCGCGTTGTTGTCCCTTGGATTTGCGTTGCAGGCCGCAGCCGGGGTCAGCGTAGGCGGAACTCGCGTAATCTATGATGCGACAAAACGTGAAGCGTCTGTTTCTATTCGTAATTTAGGCACTTCTCCGTATGTCGTGCAGACCTGGGTCGATGCTGGCAAGGAACGCGTTGCCGGTGATAAAACGCCGCTGGTCGTTACGCCGCCGCTATCCCGTCTGGATGCCGGTAAGGAAAATATTCTCCGCATTGTGCGCGGTGGCGGAGCATTGCCCGAGGATCGTGAATCGGTACTCTGGCTAAATGTAAAAGAAATTCCGACCAAAATAGAAGAAAAGAATGTGCTGCAAATTGCGTTGCGTACGCGCATCAAAATATTCTACAGGCCGGCCGCCATGCCAAGCTTCGAAGGTGGCTCGCTAGCGGCTCCGGCTGCGCTTCAGTGGGCTTTGGTGCCGGCCACCAACGGCGTCGGCAAGGCATTAAAAGTCAACAACCCGACACCCTATCACGTCACTTTTGCGTCGCTGACAGTACACGGCGCGACCAAACAGGAGATTGATCTCGATATGGTTCCGCCATCCGGTGAACGTATTTTTCCTTTGACAGTTGCGCAAGGCGACGTGCACGCCGATGCGACCGGACCATTGCAAATCACCTTTTCTACCATCAACGATTATGGTGCGCACTCTGATTCAAAAGACATCATGGTAAGTCTCGCCAATACGCAGGACAGGGCGGAGTAATGCAAAAGACTGGCAGAGTAGAGGAGCCGAAATGAGTGGGTCAAAAAATAAAGCCGGCGTGTTGATGGCAGCACATCTTGACCACATTTTGGTTGAAACGATGGAACCTGTTTTGGATTCCGTTCTGGATCAGAGTGCAGGACAATCTTCAGCCAACACTCTAGTTTCAAAGAAGCAGACGCGTCTGAATTTAAGCCGAAAATTGGAATCCATAGCGACGATAGCGGTCAGGCAATCTGCCGAAGCCATCTTCTTGCCACATACAACGCGACATCCAAAATGGCGACTGAACACAATTCAGAGTGCTTTGGCGGCTATTGCACTGGTGATGGTGCCGCAATGGGCATGCGCGGCGGATACCGATTTGGAGTTTAATGCGTCCTTTTTAAGTATTAGCGGCAATCAGCCGACAGCCGATCTTTCCGTATTTTCCAAGCGCAATGTGGTGTTGCCCGGTATCTATTCTGTCGATATTTATATCAATGAAAATTTTAAAGAAAGACGCGATATTCGCTTTTCAAAAGACGATAACGGCAAGGAAGTAACAGCCTGCATCACGCGTAAAATGTTGAGTCGTTGGGGTGTGAACCTTGCCGCATTTCCCGCAATACCCGCCAAAGTTAAGACCGATGCCGCCAATACAATGGGGGCTAACGGCACAGCGTCTGCGGACAACGCAACTAATATTCCCGATGAACAATGTATTGATATTTCAACCCTTATTCCCGCCGCGAATGTGACCTATGATGCAGGGCAATTTCGACTTGATGTCAGCGTTCCGCAAGCAGCAATGCGACGGGTGGCGCGTGGCACGGTGAATCCAAAATTGTGGAATACGGGCATCACCGCGGGTTTGCTGGATTACCAGATTAATATGGGCCACTCCGATGGCGACTCGCGCAATACTGTCTTCGCAGGGCTGCGCAGCGGCGTCAATGTTGGCGACTGGCGCGCGCGTACTTTTTCTACTTTTAGCCCCAACCGCAATGGCCGTGGCGGCTGGCAAACGGTCAACGCTTACGGACAACGGGATATCACTTCGCTCAAGAGTCAACTGGTGGTGGGCGATGGCAGTTCGCCCGGCGATATTTTTGATGGCGTACAGTTCCGTGGCGTGCAGATGCAAACAGACGAGGCGATGTTGCCAAACAGCCAGCGCGGTTACGCCCCCACTATTCGTGGCGTAGCACAAACTGCTGCCAAAGTAGCAGTGCGACAAAATGGCTACATCATATACACGACCTACGTTGCGCCGGGACCATTCGTCATCGACGATTTGTACTCCACTTCGGGCAGCGGCGATCTGGAAGTGACCATCACCGAAGCCGATGGCCGCGAGACCAAATTCATCCAGCCATTTGCAGCCTTGCCGGTCATGATGCGAGATGGTGCATGGCGTTATAGCGCGACTGCTGGTAAATATCGCAGCGGCTATTCCGGCAGCACGCCAGTCTTTGTGCAGGCCACAGTGACACGTGGTTTGCCGGCAGGTGTCACCGTGTATGGCGGCGCAAATATCTCGACTATTTACGGTTCTGTGTTGGTTGGTACGGGTATCAATTTACATAGCTTTGGGGCGTATTCGATTGATGTGGCGCACGCCCGCACACAAGCGAATGGCGGATCAGAATATCGGGGTAGCTCGATTCGGTTTCGCTATGCTAAATCCTTCGCGTCATCCGGGACCAATTTCTCCGTACTCGGTTATCGCTACTCAACGCGCGGCTATCGTACTTTTGCCGAGGCGGCACAATTGCAGGACATGGCACCCGGATACGCTTTGTATAACCAGCGCAGCCGCATGGAAGGTACCGTATCACAACGTATCGGCACCGATAGCGCAATGTACTTTACCGCTGGTCAGCAAAGTTACTGGGGACGACGGGCAAAAGACAACACTGTTCGCCTTAGTTATAACAGTCGTTTCAGACAAATTAATTATGGCGTTTACCTCGATTACAACACCTACGACGGCGGTCGTTCCAACAAACAGATTAGCGTCAGCCTGTCCATGCCACTAGGTGGAAAAGATGGTTACGTTGGTTACGGCGCATCACGCAATGATCAAGGCAATCTGGTCCAGAATGCAAGTTACACGGGGTCGGCGTTCGATGATAGTCGCCTGACTTATGGTGTCTACGCCGACAAGAGTACCGACGGTGGGATGTCGGGTAGTGGAACCATGACGTACTTGTCGCCAGTTGCGCGTTTCGACGCCAGCCGCAGCCAGGGTCGCGGCTACGGCCAGACCAGCATGTCGGTCACAGGTGGTGTTGTGGCACACGCTGATGGCGTGACGTTATCGCAGTCGTTGGGCGAGACCGTTGCCGTGGTCAACGTGCCGGGTGGAAAAGGGATCCCGATTGAAGGCTACGCCGGTATCGAAACCGATGCTGCCGGAAACGCAGTGATTCCCTATATCAGTCCCTACAACAAAAATCGAATCGCATTGCGGACCGAGGAGTTAGGTAACGATATTGAAATTGCCAACGCCGTGCAAGATGTTATTCCCCGGCGCGGCGCGGTGGTACTAGCCAGATTTGAGGCGCGAGTCGGTCATCGCGTGCTGTTCGAATTAACAGACGCAAACGGCAGATCCTTGCCGCTTGGCGCACGCGTTGAAGACGATGACGGACGCGAACTGGGCATTGTCGGGCCTGACGGGCAAGCGTATGTCACCGGCCTGGAAAACGAAGGCAGCCTGACCGTTAAATGGGGCAAAAAGCCCAACCAGCAATGTCAGGTTCCTTATGCCATCGACGGCAATGTGACGGAAAGCAGCGCCTTCAAAGAAATAACCGCGAAGTGCAACATTACGGAAGAAATTTAAGATGATCAAGCAAACAAAGTTGTTCGCCAAGACCGGTGAAGCGGCTCCCCCTGGGCGATTACGGGCGCAGATTGAAAAGATGATCTGTGCAGGTGTTTTGATGTGCGCGGCAAGTGGTAGTTGGGCTGTTTGTCATGTGGTGTCGGGATACGTGGCGAAGCAAGTCCAAATCGATGTTGGCAATATTATTATTCGAGACCAGCCGATAGGTAGCGTGCTGGCAGAAAAGTCGGTCAATATTCCCGTCATAGGAAAAAGCGAAATTATGGCTTATTGTCCGACAGGCGAAGGAAAGGCCTTACTAATTGGTGAAGTTGAACCCCACTTTCGTCCCAACTCGACTTACCCGAATGTATTTGATACGGATATTGACGGTATTGGCCTTCGGATGACGCGGGTAATGGCTATGGGGGAGGGGGCTGAATCGAAAGAGCATCTGTATCCTCATACGCTCATGGAAGAAGGTTTGCGACGTTTATATATTGGATCACAATTCAAAATTGAGGTCATCAAAACGGGGCCGATACCGTACGGGGGCGAGCTGAAAATGGGGCGCTTTACGAATTACTATACCGGTGGTGAGGGCCCAGGAAAGCCCATGATTACAACGACGTTGAGTGGTAGGGGGATTACTATTATTCCGGCCAGTTGCACGCTCGATCCGGGATCTAAAACGATTCAAGTGGATATGCCGAAAACCGCACTCACTGATTTTAAAGGTGCTGGCACAGCCGGTCCATCGAAGTCCTTTGATATCGTTCTAAATTGTTCGGATATAGGAAACGAAAATCAAGACACTTATATGCAATTTGACACCCCCAATGCTATTAATGGCCTCGTGGGTGTGGCTGGATTAACGATTGAGCCGGGTGTGGCGCAAGGAATTGGCATTCAGTTATTGGACAACGCGGGCGCACCGATTGCATTTGCCACGCCGCAAAAAATGGGAGCGCATACAGGCGAAGCTGGTCAGCAGAGAGTCAGATTGCAAGCAGCCTATTTCCAAATCTCTAATAAGCCAACAGTTGGTGTGGCAAACGGTGCAGTCACTTTTACGTTGAGCTATAAATAGACTTGATGCGTATTGATTGTGGTTGAGGGCGCTTTACCTTTCATGGCTGTCCTTGCCATTATTCTTATAAAAATAATGGTAATAGGCATTGCGCTTCTATCAAAATTAACGATTTTTATTTTGATTAAATCGGCTGTCATAAAATAGCGTAACGGCTGTTAGCGGATCATAAGGAGAATCGATTGACGCCATTTTATCAAATCAGAGGATTGATTTTAGAGCGTACTTCGTGCCCCTCTCCCCCTACATGGCAGTTAAAAGTCTTCACGTTATTTTTTATTTTATGTTGTCTGTGTAAAGCGCATTTTCGGAGCGATATCGCTTTATTTCCTGCGTCACCGCAAGGTGTTTTTGGTCGATAAAACAGTCGCACTGTGGCGCACTATCCGCAGTTTTGGATCAACACAATTAATTTCTATCAGGTGATGTAAATCACGCGCGAAAAAGTTTGCCCATCTGCGCACAATCTACAATGTAGTAGTCAACATTCACATCGCATTTCTTCCTATATCTCGGCCAATATTGGTGTTATTTTTAAATCTGTTTATTTCAAAATCTGTGAAGAATCGAGAAATATCTGATGGAAAATTCACTGCATAGAC is a genomic window of Glaciimonas sp. CA11.2 containing:
- a CDS encoding pyridoxal phosphate-dependent aminotransferase; translation: MVLSPSPSARLVVQSLEASRIREVANVGIGRSDVLPFWFGEPDQVTPAFIRDAAKAALDDGDTFYTSNYGIPPLREALAGYLSALHQPLDASRVAVTSSGVSALMLLSQLILSPGDRVVAVTPLWPNVVEIPKILGAEVVRVPLQFGEVWDLDIQQLIDALTPGTRAVMINSPNNPTGWVMSRAQQQIVLDHCRQHGIWIVADDVYERVVYRPSISGRSNDTQAHDDKLCAPSFLDIAEPNDRLISSNSFSKAWLMTGWRLGWLVAPPTLMTDLGKLIEFNTSCAPGFVQRAGIAAVERGDDIIATTIDRYQTARDFLYQRLNALPGITAPLPKGAMYLFFRLDGVTDSLALCKQLVRDAGLGLAPGSAFGPEGEGYIRWCFASSVERLASGVQRLEKFLLAR
- the pip gene encoding prolyl aminopeptidase, whose protein sequence is MNKLSTNNLRGFYPPIAPFRQGMLEVGDGHQVYWEECGNPAGKPVLFLHGGPGAGCNDNHRRLFDPARYRIVLFDQRGCGRSKPHAHLEANTTWHLVDDIERLRIMLKIERWQVFGGSWGSTLALAYAQSHPPRVTELIVRGIFTSRQQELDWFYQCGASMIFPEAWQEFIAPVPVAEQGDLMAAYHRLLNDGDEQTQLAAAQAWSTWEGHAISLLPNPQFVEEFAEAHHALAVARIENHYFVNAGFFTPDQLIMNAGELRDIPGIIVQGRYDIICPPQTAWELHNAWPNSELIMIADAGHAVTEPGILDQLIRATDRFANH
- a CDS encoding fimbrial protein, translating into MIKQTKLFAKTGEAAPPGRLRAQIEKMICAGVLMCAASGSWAVCHVVSGYVAKQVQIDVGNIIIRDQPIGSVLAEKSVNIPVIGKSEIMAYCPTGEGKALLIGEVEPHFRPNSTYPNVFDTDIDGIGLRMTRVMAMGEGAESKEHLYPHTLMEEGLRRLYIGSQFKIEVIKTGPIPYGGELKMGRFTNYYTGGEGPGKPMITTTLSGRGITIIPASCTLDPGSKTIQVDMPKTALTDFKGAGTAGPSKSFDIVLNCSDIGNENQDTYMQFDTPNAINGLVGVAGLTIEPGVAQGIGIQLLDNAGAPIAFATPQKMGAHTGEAGQQRVRLQAAYFQISNKPTVGVANGAVTFTLSYK
- a CDS encoding DNA-3-methyladenine glycosylase 2 family protein → MKTLLSHRLSTSLLPPPIIDTKIESSTKTLNDESCYRALAAKDSRFDGVFFVGVSTTGIYCRPICTAKTPRPSSCTFYTGAAAAEAAGFRPCLRCRPELAPYALQQNLAYAVWQRITAGALNRNSDNRSITNSTEDKNTEGGRLEQLAAEVGLSSRQLRRVLLQHFGVSPVELAQTQRLLFAKKLLQETHLSMTELADAAGFGSIRRFNALFNARYGMAPTALRRQHKPGTAHSNPMEDVVTVRLAYRPPLEWISILQYLQPRLIAGVEAVQLAHASPAYIRSIRLDNVSGWLRVTHLARQQQLEVQISPTLTPMLMPILARLRNLFDLDANPAVITAHLRLDPALANRIDGQSVQHRQPWIRVPGTFAPFELAVRAILGQQVSVAGASTLTARLVSRFGSLCETPFPTITHHFPDAETLTNLPASTLASIGIPTSRAETIRNMARYATAHAADGNLPTRPGATLAETIAQLTAIPGIGNWTAHYIALRALRFPDAFPAGDLGLQKAMAEAGGRLTEKQLAAIATAWSPWRGYAALLLWQTL
- a CDS encoding methylated-DNA--[protein]-cysteine S-methyltransferase, which codes for MNTVSINTLKTVDVTYYVAHNSPVGTLLIAATDAGISGMYFEVHRHFKGKDGWILAPDHPHLKEAAQQLDEYFAGVRQQFDLPLALHGTAFQRAVWDALIAIPFGQSTTYGQHAVQIGRANAVRAVGTAIGRNPVSIIVPCHRVLGASGALTGYAGGLERKGFLLRLEGATDHKAHDDLF
- a CDS encoding molecular chaperone translates to MFQKHFAHTCVGALLSLGFALQAAAGVSVGGTRVIYDATKREASVSIRNLGTSPYVVQTWVDAGKERVAGDKTPLVVTPPLSRLDAGKENILRIVRGGGALPEDRESVLWLNVKEIPTKIEEKNVLQIALRTRIKIFYRPAAMPSFEGGSLAAPAALQWALVPATNGVGKALKVNNPTPYHVTFASLTVHGATKQEIDLDMVPPSGERIFPLTVAQGDVHADATGPLQITFSTINDYGAHSDSKDIMVSLANTQDRAE
- a CDS encoding fimbrial protein, with the protein product MKLKLAATIVTLTFAGIASQSAMAAGIPDGQVAFSGKIEATTCTNKGMNYVNLGTLALSDASMKKPGDKGINNRFYIDLENCDTTAMKNATVQFSGTTDSIDAALLAVDVGNGKGQGVGVQIMDVDGASILGADSRAYPLLDGVNKLPFDARFVRTMAEASQMIAGDVTAVAQFNITYK
- a CDS encoding fimbria/pilus outer membrane usher protein; amino-acid sequence: MSGSKNKAGVLMAAHLDHILVETMEPVLDSVLDQSAGQSSANTLVSKKQTRLNLSRKLESIATIAVRQSAEAIFLPHTTRHPKWRLNTIQSALAAIALVMVPQWACAADTDLEFNASFLSISGNQPTADLSVFSKRNVVLPGIYSVDIYINENFKERRDIRFSKDDNGKEVTACITRKMLSRWGVNLAAFPAIPAKVKTDAANTMGANGTASADNATNIPDEQCIDISTLIPAANVTYDAGQFRLDVSVPQAAMRRVARGTVNPKLWNTGITAGLLDYQINMGHSDGDSRNTVFAGLRSGVNVGDWRARTFSTFSPNRNGRGGWQTVNAYGQRDITSLKSQLVVGDGSSPGDIFDGVQFRGVQMQTDEAMLPNSQRGYAPTIRGVAQTAAKVAVRQNGYIIYTTYVAPGPFVIDDLYSTSGSGDLEVTITEADGRETKFIQPFAALPVMMRDGAWRYSATAGKYRSGYSGSTPVFVQATVTRGLPAGVTVYGGANISTIYGSVLVGTGINLHSFGAYSIDVAHARTQANGGSEYRGSSIRFRYAKSFASSGTNFSVLGYRYSTRGYRTFAEAAQLQDMAPGYALYNQRSRMEGTVSQRIGTDSAMYFTAGQQSYWGRRAKDNTVRLSYNSRFRQINYGVYLDYNTYDGGRSNKQISVSLSMPLGGKDGYVGYGASRNDQGNLVQNASYTGSAFDDSRLTYGVYADKSTDGGMSGSGTMTYLSPVARFDASRSQGRGYGQTSMSVTGGVVAHADGVTLSQSLGETVAVVNVPGGKGIPIEGYAGIETDAAGNAVIPYISPYNKNRIALRTEELGNDIEIANAVQDVIPRRGAVVLARFEARVGHRVLFELTDANGRSLPLGARVEDDDGRELGIVGPDGQAYVTGLENEGSLTVKWGKKPNQQCQVPYAIDGNVTESSAFKEITAKCNITEEI